The following are encoded together in the Limanda limanda chromosome 12, fLimLim1.1, whole genome shotgun sequence genome:
- the LOC133015861 gene encoding serine protease HTRA2, mitochondrial-like, with protein sequence MAAAAVNRCLLSALRTNTRCRSRGLHSVAGGTVSPVSSGPPCDRRGADGDTRLDRRAPGWERRSSGSALLLGSVSVALGLCGLVDRQEEETDRGGSVSVALGLCGLVDRQEEETDRGGSVSRRFVDHILPAAHCASPFKPDSPRYKYNFIADVVEKSTPAVVYIEIVGRHPFSGREVAVSNGSGFIISSDGLIVTNAHVVANKRGVRVKLTNGETFNATVQDVDPVADIATIKINAKNPLPTLPLGKSSDVRQGEFVVAMGSPFALRNTITSGIISSVQRGSKELGLSNSNMDYIQTDATIDFGNSGGPLINLDGEVIGINTMKVTAGISFAIPSDHLRGFLDKAAKGKSSRSGESDTRRRYIGVMMLTLTPSIITQLKLRDPSFPDVTHGILIHRVIMGSPANRAGMLPGDVVVEINGVKVNTSEEIYQAVRSSSDKITMMVQRGDELLRLQMTPENTE encoded by the exons atggcagcagctgcagtcaaTAGGTGTTTGCTCTCAGCGCTCAGGACTAACACACGGTGTCGAAGCCGAGGACTTCACTCTGTGGCCGGGGGGACAGTGAGCCCGGTGTCCTCTGGTCCTCCATGTGACCGCAGGGGAGCAGACGGGGACACGAGGCTGGACAGGAGAGCCCCTGgctgggagaggaggagcagcgggtCCGCTCTTCTGCTCGGGTCGGTGTCTGTGGCTCTGGGACTGTGTGGTCtggtggacagacaggaggaggagacagacagaggagggtCAGTGTCTGTGGCTCTGGGACTGTGTGGTCtggtggacagacaggaggaggagacagacagaggagggtCAGTTTCCAGACGGTTTGTGGATCACATCCTGCCAGCAGCTCACTGTGCGTCCCCCTTCAAACCTGACAGCCCCCGGTACAAATACAACTTCATCGCAGACGTGGTGGAGAAGTCCACTCCAGCTGTGGTGTACATTGAAATCGTTGGCAG aCACCCGTTTTCAGGAAGAGAAGTCGCAGTGTCAAATGGCTCTGGTTTCATTATCAGCAGTGATGGTCTCATTGTCACCAATGCCCATGTTGTGGCCAACAAGAGGGGCGTCCGTGTGAAGCTCACCAACGGAGAGACGTTCAACGCCACCGTGCAGGACGTGGATCCGGTGGCAGACATCGCCACCATCAAAATCAATGCAAAA AATCCTTTACCCACCCTGCCCCTCGGCAAATCATCTGACGTTCGGCAGGGAGAGTTTGTGGTCGCCATGGGGAGCCCGTTTGCGTTACGGAATACGATCACGTCGGGAATCATCAGCTCAGTGCAGAGAGGCAGTAAAGAGCTGGGCCTGTCCAACTCGAACATGGACTACATACAGACAGATGCAACCATTGAT TTTGGAAATTCTGGAGGTCCCCTGATTAATCTG GACGGGGAAGTCATTGGTATAAACACCATGAAGGTCACTGCAGGGATCTCCTTCGCCATTCCATCCGATCACCTCAGAGGGTTCCTTGATAAAGCAGCGAAAGGAAAGA GTTCCAGGTCTGGTGAGTCAGACACAAGGCGGCGATACATCGGTGTGATGATGCTGACACTGACCCCGAG TATTATTACTCAGTTGAAGTTAAGAGACCCGTCCTTCCCTGACGTGACACATGGCATCCTGATTCACAGAGTCATCATGGGCTCCCCGGCCAACAG AGCGGGCATGCTACCTGGAGATGTGGTGGTGGAGATTAACGGAGTGAAGGTGAACACGTCGGAGGAGATCTACCAGGCCGTACGCAGCAGCAGCGACAAAATCACCATGATGGTGCAGAGAGGAGACGAACTGCTTCGACTGCAAATGACTCCCGAGAACACCGAGTGA
- the mis18bp1 gene encoding mis18-binding protein 1, whose amino-acid sequence MASFHHLLQHEKPRFESPAKVFAKLKSKVQRERLYATDSPCNVREKHGREFSREENFRLAEELKENHTPGFFRSEVQALTLSPISTPQKDFGYSVSNDAIPQVAETGHAFMFGNQHTPTKRGFLESTAVSPSLPRAKTQPPVDRCGRGVYEEDPRRSLVSPSDMFSPQGKRLRKRKWEQQEFNKVSSRKEVGAAVRSQTDTHREDEGDFRGFPAEGNQGSPAPLFPAPRPTAMKRACVMMESYPPMSPAKQFAYMKERENKRERRMVPEVSSSTRELFSTHFDQAGDSPLHASHDMDEIEDTVFSRVPESAVPDSCSRDESADSQSDHTEDAPIPAARPQPVLLEDPLVLNSPKISIPKKNQAVFKCNKGPQRTQLPNMSRNLSTDKNNPNDSVVYLEKWFLRNSQKGLFLDGIHTKNNVPWNSNIIDDRVSNTVVKTVSGRVYVLVGKMNFIVNSGFPKWFMKKFVNGFPPNWKSLYEKSLSEEAERSSEGKSIMANPKSAASSNQSAKRNIQNNFKTPASCPPAISSSSSTRTSQSGRVIKPPLEYWKGGRVILDAHMNVTIHECYDTSICIPEVTTTVSVRKSQTPARVFLPSTEGNTNLSETSCDEEDRAPARKVKAPPRKSQRAKKPSHPAEPSVEARSNPEVWTGRRTRSQSRSPPMDNTVYLDIFPQKQNKPEKATTLRPKKQTHETSRPPERRSKRDLKASPESPTVHEETSQPQLSGDDFPTKRNNDGKGVCVKSGGKGRNKSQPSRGSQSLHSSESSEESGKERRKRGTATKTTKTAQTKPKQSKCTTISPPTKPMPKPTHSGRRHKTNKGSTRAPPEQDEDEWTEAELMQLHEAVAYYPKHITGFWEKVSKVVGSRSSEECHSQHTSEGTSQTPAKKDKKPRKEKVKVPKDPVTDCPIISARVGTLRRKQQVRQFMEDMPTGDVVDVFSSAYMANKRYEIPSMCQSEEHEFTMSDMDPLTPKSSVYPQVKTPKCLHIATDMIGSPDKDNDDKYVYQFQKRMKKNQFNVCNQAQSSKKYTSTASTRPAMRQCGNTENDTFVVWEMFPENNVAEPESGEEEDFYFSDSN is encoded by the exons ATGGCTTCATTCCATCATTTACTACAACACGAGAAGCCGCGGTTTGAATCTCCCGCCAAAGTGTTTGCCAAACTAAAATCTAAAGTTCAGAGAGAAAGGTTGTACGCGACGGATTCGCCGTGCAACGTCAGAGAGAAACATGGACGAGAGTTCAGCCGAGAGGAGAACTTCCGCCTGGCCGAGGAGCTCAAGGAGAACCACACTCCCGGGTTCTTCCGCAGCGAAGTCCAAGCTCTGACCCTGTCGCCCATTTCCACTCCTCAGAAAGACTTCGGCTACTCGGTATCAAACGACGCGATCCCTCAGGTGGCCGAGACGGGACACGCCTTTATGTTCGGAAACCAACACACGCCGACAAAGAGGGGTTTCCTGGAGTCCACAGCGGTGTCTCCCTCCCTGCCCCGAGCAAAGACTCAGCCTCCGGTGGACCGCTGTGGGAGAGGTGTGTATGAGGAGGACCCCCGCCGCAGTCTGGTGTCCCCTTCCGATATGTTTTCCCCCCAGGGGAAGAGGctcaggaagaggaagtgggagCAGCAGGAGTTCAACAAGGTCAGCAGCAGAAAGGAGGTCGGTGCTGCTGTAAGGAGTCAGACAGACACTCACAGGGAGGACGAGGGGGACTTCCGAGGTTTCCCTGCTGAGGGGAACCAGGGGTCTCCTGCCCCCTTGTTCCCAGCGCCGAGACCCACCGCTATGAAAC GTGCCTGTGTTATGATGGAAAGCTATCCTCCGATGTCGCCGGCCAAGCAGTTTGCTTACATGAAggagagggaaaacaaaaggGAGCGTCGGATGGTTCCTGaagtcagcagcagcaccagggaACTCTTCA GTACTCATTTCGATCAGGCCGGAGACTCTCCTCTCCACGCATCTCACGATATGGATGAAATTGAGGACACTGTTTTTTCAAGGGTTCCAGAAAGTGCAGTTCCTGATAGCTGCTCCAGAGACGAGTCTGctgacagccaatcagatcacACGGAGGATGCCCCCATCCCTGCCGCTAGGCCACAGCCAGTTTTGCTTGAAGACCCACTCGTACTTAATTCGCCAAAGATCTCCATCCCTAAGAAAAACCAGGCTGTGTTCAAGTGCAACAAAGGGCCCCAGCGCACACAACTCCCTAATATGAGTAGAAACTTGTCTACAGATAAAAACAATCCTAAC GATAGTGTCGTTTATCTTGAGAAATGGTTCTTGAGGAATAGTCAAAAGGGCCTGTTTCTTGATGGTATCCACAC CAAGAACAACGTGCCATGGAACAGTAACATCATTGACGACAGGGTTTCTAATACTGTGGTGAAGACCGTCTCTGGTAGGGTTTATGTTTTGGTTGGCAAGATGAACTTCATCGTCAACTCGG GGTTTCCCAAATGGTTTATGAAGAAGTTTGTTAATGGTTTCCCTCCAAACTGGAAATCGCTTTATGAGAAGTCTCTGTCTGA AGAAGCGGAGAGGTCCAGTGAAGGGAAATCCATCATGGCCAATCCAAAATCCGCTGCATCCTCCAATCAGTCTGCGAAGCGGaacatacaaaataatttcaagACAC CTGCATCCTGTCCTCCTgccatctcctcttcctcttctaccAGAACATCTCAAAGTGGTCGGGTGATAAAGCCACCTCTGGAGTATTGGAAAGGAGGAAGAGTCATTCTGGATGCACACATGAATGTTACCATTCATGAATGTTATGATACCTCCATCTGCATCCCT GAGGTTACTACAACAGTTTCTGTGAGGAAGTCACAGACGCCTGCCCGTGTGTTCCTGCCAAGCACTGAAG GCAATACAAATCTAAGTGAAACATCCTGCGACGAAGAGGATAGGGCACCAGCGAGGAAGGTCAAGGCTCCGCCCCGCAAAAGCCAACGAGCCAAGAAACCCAGTCATCCAGCTGAACCTTCTGTGGAGGCAAGAAGCAATCCTGAGGTGTGGACTGGCAGAAGAACGAGGTCTCAAAGCAGGAGTCCACCCATGGACAATACGGTGTACTTGGACATTTTCCCTCAAAAGCAAAATAAGCCTGAAAAGGCTACAACACTGAGGCCGAAAAAACAGACGCATGAGACCAGCAGGCcgccagagaggaggagcaaacGTGATCTTAAAGCGTCCCCCGAATCTCCCACTGTTCATGAAGAAACATCCCAGCCACAGTTATCAGGTGACGACTTTCCAACTAAGAGAAATAATGACGGGAAAGGAGTGTGCGTGAAGAGTGGAGGTAAAGGTCGCAACAAGTCGCAGCCAAGCCGAGGTTCTCAGTCACTTCACTCTTCAGAGTCTTCTGAGGAGAGCGGGAAGGaacggagaaagagaggaactgcaacaaaaacaacaaaaacagcgCAGACTAAACCTAAACAGAGCAAATGCACCACAATCTCCCCGCCCACGAAGCCGATGCCCAAGCCAACGCATTCCGGCAGGAGGCACAAGACGAACAAAGGCAGCACCAGAGCTCCACCAGAGCAAGATGAAGACGAGTGGACTGAGGCAGAGCTCATGCAGCTGCATga GGCCGTGGCCTACTATCCTAAGCACATAACTGGTTTCTGGGAAAAGGTGTCAAAGGTGGTAGGATCTCGTTCGTCAGAGGAGTGTCACAGCCAGCACACGTCTGAGGGAACATCGCAGACGCCTGCCAAGAAGGACAAGAAACCCAGGAAGGAAAAAGTGAAAGTGCCGAAAGATCCAG TTACAGACTGTCCCATCATTTCTGCTCGAGTTGGAACCTTGAGGAGAAAGCAGCAGGTGCGTCAGTTCATGGAGGACATGCCCACAGGGGACGTAGTGGACGTCTTCAGCTCCGCGTACATGGCGAACAAACGCTATGAG ATCCCCTCCATGTGTCAGAGTGAGGAGCACGAGTTCACAATGTCGGACATGGATCCCCTGACCCCCAAGTCAAGTGTTTACCCTCAAGTGAAAACCCCTAAGTGCCTGCACATAGCAACTGACATGATCGGCTCTCCAGACAA GGACAATGATGACAAATATGTGTATCAGTTccagaagaggatgaagaaaaatCAGTTCAATGTCTGCAACCAGGCTCAATCTTCAAAG AAATACACATCCACGGCATCAACGAGACCAGCAATGAGACAATGTGGTAACACAG AAAATGACACCTTTGTCGTTTGGGAGATGTTTCCAGAAAACAACGTGGCGGAGCCTGAAAGCGGTGAGGAAGAGGACTTTTATTTCTCAGACAGCAACTGA